From the Anopheles stephensi strain Indian chromosome X, UCI_ANSTEP_V1.0, whole genome shotgun sequence genome, the window CGTAAGGCTCTCATCGCATAGTGGCATGATGTGGTGATGTTGTTGCGAGTGCACTTGACATCGTTGTTGTCATCGTCAAAGCTTCTAGATTAGGAACAATTGTAAGAGTGTTGGAATTTTTAACGGAAGTACACAACCTTAAAGACATTCCTTATGCCGGAATAGGTTATGCTGAGGTTGCACAATATTGCATTACTTTTCTTAACAATACGGTGTTAAGAGGATCAGTTGTTGAGTCCTTGCTCTCGTCTCTTCCATTTGCCAgacggtctctctctctctctctctctctcgttgaaATCTAGTGGCTGTTTCTAGGACTTGCAACTCCGTCGTTACTACAGTTCGCTGAATCTACCTCCCTTATCAGTGGGTCTTTGTCTCCGAAACATCGACTGATGCGGATTCTTGTATGTATTTTCTACGTGTGTGAATCTCTCGGTCAGATGTAATTTCTCGGAATCGAAGCAGCTCGTTTTAATGCCTGTTTATTCGTTTTGCTCCGGCGCTGCGACTTCACTAATGCTAGCATCCGATGAACAGTTGCCGGTGTGGTATGTGCCCTTCGCCTTTAGTCGGCCGGAGGCCATTCGTCAGCTCGGTATAGTAGACGTGTGCGTGATTTGCGGTGCGCGACTTGAACATTGTACATCGATCAACCAAAGCAAGGACAAGTCGGTTTGTCAGTCGGTTCGTACCGGCCCCAGGTGTGTGCCAGTGAAGTGAACAACCACACAACACAATCAACCATGGAGATGCAACCTGCAGCTAGCAATATTACAGGCTTTTGGCTACAAACAGTGCTGTACATGATGCATCATGAGTACAACAATTCGCTTATCAACGTTATCCACAATAAATCGCTCAGTGCGGAAAGTAACATGACTAGCGGTAGGTGATGTCGAGATAGTAAAGCCTGGTGTCATGTGTGGCAGAATACATCCTCTCATCGCCGTAAATTCGTTCAATCGCAGGTGAATTCTCTCGGCCCGAGCATACGCGATGTTACGGTGTATATGGATGCTTCCCGATAACCTATCCCTGGATAGACGAGAAGCGACCGGTTGCCTACCATCCATGGTCACCGGCACAGGTAGACGTACGGTATCCGGTGTTCGTGAAGTCTAACACCGATTATCCAAAGTTCATCGATGTCAACAATCCGGCAAGCGTACGCCATCTTGGTATTAATCCTAACGGACGCATCTACTTCATCACGCACGGTTACGTGGAGTCGGGTGATCGACCCTGGGTATGTGTGGAGCTTGGTTCTGAGCTGCTCTGTGCTGCGAATAGCTTGAACTTCATTTATATTTCCTACAGATTCAGCAAATGGTGAACGCTTTGATCGACAATGATCCGGACCGTACGGCAAGCTGCGTAGTGATCGACTGGCGGAAAGCATCCAACCCACCGTACACACAGACCTGCGCTAACATTCGGCTGATCGGTGCGATTACGGCGCATGTCATCTACTTGCTATATGTAGGCTGTAGACTTCTCTAGGGGGTTTTCTGTAGTTGTTGAGCGTCATGCGCTACGTTTACTTCGTCTGTTTGCAGGAAGAGCTTAACCTGAAGAACTTGGACAAGGTGCATCTCTTGGGCCATTCGCTCGGGTCCCATCTGTGCGGATACGCCGGCCACCATCTGCAGAGCGTGTTTGGGCTAAAGTTGGGCCGTATCACGGGCCTAGATCCGGCCGAACCACTGTTTTCCGACACGGATCCGCTGGTGCGGCTGGATCAGAGCGATGCCAAGTTTGTGGACGTGATACACTCGGACGCTTCCGAGTGGGTTAGCAAGGGTGGGCTTGGGATGTATCAACCGATCGGGCACGTTGACTTCTACCCGAACGGTGGCTACAATCAGCCGGGATGTAGTGATCCGATGAACAAGTTCATCAGCAAGCACGAGGATTCATTTTTCTGGGGCTTCCAGGAATTCTTCGGCTGCAATCATCTGCGGTGCCATCAATTCTTCACCGACAGCATACTGCACAAGTGTCCGTTCGTGGGGATTGCGTGCGAATCGTACTCCCATTTTCTGCGCGGTGAATGTTTCGAGTGTGACCGGCACGGGCACTATTGCATCGAGTTCGGGCTGAAGGCACAGGAGAGCTACAACAGATTGATAGAGAACGGTGTGCTGAAAAATCCTAACGCACCGCTTAGTGTGTACATGATTACCGGAGCTGATCCACCATATTGCCGTGAGTAGTAGCTGAGCGACGAGGTAAGCATAGTACTACAAATAGTAGCTTATCTGTTGCAGGATCACATTTCCGTGTCACGATGAGTGTTTCCGATGACGAGGAGAGTCTTATACACGGTGGAGAGATGGGCAAAATGGCGATCGAGCTGCACGGTGAAGGTGGTGTACGGTCGGGCAAGATGGACTTCTCCAAGAATCCGGTGTACTTCGAACCGGGCGGTAACTATTCGGCGATTCTGGCGGGTATGCACGTCAACAAGCCGCTCAAGGTGATGCTCACCTGGGAGTATCGGACAAATCCGCTGAATCCGTTGACGTGGCGTTTGCTGGTCGTACCGCGCGTCTACGTACAGCGGATCGTGGTGCAGATGATGGAGAAGCGGGTTAGCTTCGTGGTGTGTCCGCTTAATCATGCACCGGTGCGGGCTGATCAGGAGAACGAGTTTAAAAGTGAATACTGTACATAGTGAGGTACCGACGCCATTTTGTTTAGTTATTCTGCATTTTAATAAACTAGAATGGACCCATAAGATTTTTATGCTGGAGAAGAGTACATGCAGAATAAGTGCTGTTTAGTTATTCTAATATATGtacattttaataatttatgaaGCACTTAGTAAGGTCTGCTCTACGAAGATTTGATTCGCTCGACTACTGGACGAAGGAAGCATGTCCTTATGAACTTCGTCAAAAAGCTGCACGAAAGCTTCAATTTCGTTGAAAAAGCTCTGACGCAACAAAAGTTTACGCATGAGCTTTTGACGATGGTTCACAGATTCACTATGGAGCGGCAAAGGTTAAAATTAGattaatctttttttattgatttaaagcCCATTAAAAAATGTTAGAAACACGGATATCAACACATCGTTAAAGGTAAGCGCTTTAAAGGGATAAAAAGAATAATCCAAAAAAAATCCGATTCGACGCTATCGGGTTTTGGGGTTAGTTTGGTACGTTGGTTATATTATCAATGACATCTTGTGCTAACATACAATCCGTCCGGTGCTACACCATCAAAGAATGTAGAGAGGTTATTTAgactttatttgttttgctctggtCATAACatcttgtttgcttttgcgttAGGAATCAGCCCGCAAAGAAGCGTGATTCGACGTAGTTTTTAGTTTTCGTTACAGCGTGCTTGTTCGCCGCTTACCCAGTTTTTGTCAATTTCGCTATAGCGTATTTATcagtgttttttaaatgtttgtgttcgtgtgtttatgcgagagagaaatggaggATGAATGCCAAATTCTGGCGGAATGACTGTTTAATGCATTGTATATCTAGACACGTCAGatttacttgtgtttatgtgtgtgtgtttgtatgtgttggGAGGGGGTTATTATTTTTCGTTAGGTTGCGTTAGataattttttcattttcatttatttgacGCGCGCGCATGttagtttttggttttttgtttcgggttGGCACCGATGTTGCATTCCACTAAGTTGTACATCTATCACGATTGGCCCAAAAATTCTATTAGCTaaatgttctgttttttttttttcactgttctACTAAATCTTTAGAAGACTACCATTGTACCCCTACACACTACACTGTCAAACACTGTCAAAACGATACCGTTTGTTTTATATAAATACTCTCATTGTACAGCTATCTAAAAAGGCTACAAAAGTACGCACCAAGGCTGTGGAATAGGAAGGACGACGTGAACGAAACATCGACTGGACCGTCTATGGCGGAAAGTTTGTTAACGATGTCCGTTCGTTTTAACACGTAATGGGGTGAAAGAATTAAAGGAAACCAAACTGTAACAATGACGCGGTATGAGAATTCCGTCCTCCTTGAAAGAGTTGTTTGCGTggctttgttttatgttttttcccACCAAAGAATGTCCGTACCGTGTACCATAGTGCTGTCGATAGAATCAAGTGGCCAAAGGGAGATGGGACACACAAAAATCTAGCTGATTGCTTTTGGCAGAAGGTATAAAACATACATTCCTACAGTACAGCACACACCGAAGCATTCCTATGccgtttgtttactttttttgtttttcctttacaCAATTTTGTCACGATCATTACAACAAACCGGGTCCCGGGTGACCCggtagagcgagagagcgagagatagagaaagtGATAGAGACACGGGCATTATTGTGGTTTATCAAACATCTATAAACACACCGCTGAGAAGTAAAAAGCTATCAGGTTTCGCTGCCGGCGATCTTTTACATCTTAAGTTTGGTTGGTTCTAgcacgtttgtttgtgtgtttgtgttcgctTGCCGTGTTTTTGCATGGGTCATGGTAATTATTTCGTTGCCGGTGTTCCTTTGCGTGTTAAAAACCAGCAGTCCATCGGTTCCGGTTTGCCCTTCATCACTACCGGTCCACGGTACTCCAGATTAAACGAGGGATCGTGATTGACCGGATCGCAAAGTAGCCTGCAACGAATGGCGGAGAATGGAACAACATTAGTTTAACACATTGACGAAGAGTTGTAGTAGAAGTAGGAAgactctcttcttcttctttctttgcctaacgacctcttaggtcatgccatttatggcttacaAGGCTTAATGATAACACGTAGTTAGATATTCAGTCCTCACtgcgggggaacggtccggatgggatttgaaccccggtcctaccgtgtgaagaccggcgccgctttcgcatctaccaccggaccgtccTAAGTAGGACGACCATATACAGCGAAACACAAAGTATGGGGATATCGATGACATCTCTATGACAAGACATTACGCAATCTCTGGACACGGTTGTGCGTCAAGGCTTTTttggaattgattttccattcGAAGGCCATCCTCGCACGATGACGTAAGGAAGGTGTGTTCCATAGGAATATTTCTAGGCATCAACTACACCTACCAGACATGCGGTGGTAGAGATCAATAGTTTAGCCCTGCAAGCCCTGGAACTCCTGGGGGATATCCGCGACGTACCGTTCGGTTGCGCTGGCGCATAAGTAACACCTGTGACGAAGCCATAAAGTTGCCTAGGCATTCTTCACCGTTCTTCGGAAAGTTTTCCTGAGGGATAGAGCGACTTCCGCTTtgttgcaccgttcgatagtTTGGAGGGCTTCGCCGTGCCATTGTCACTAGTCGTTGGAACCGTCTGTACGATACCGGTCGGCGGTTTTGTGCAGTCAAAATTCTAGCACTGCACGGTGCACATTTCATCtgaaggttttctttttctcacgCGCGCACCTCTGAATGCATTATTGATTCGAGCACCGCACGATGGAGTACgtgtttgatgttttcttCGACGAGTGCTTCAACAAGATGGAGCGCAGCGGGCTGATGTCGCGTGCCGGCCGGCGTGATATCATCAGCCACCTGAACTCCGTCATATCGGGCTGCATCCAGGGCCGGCAAACGGCGTCCACGCAGCTGGCGGTCGGGTTGGCTGTCACGTCCGCGATCGATTACCACAACCGGATGAAGGGCGACAACTATGAGGTGTGCATGATGGGCAAGTATCACAACGTGCTGTACATCGCGCTACGCATCACCTGGGACTGGGGTTTGGAGGATTCGGCCATAGTGCGCAACTTGCTGGACGAAATCTTCAAGTGTGAAAAAACGTTCGAGCGGCTGTTTCTGGGCGCACTGTTCGGGTGCAATGCGCCACACTTTATCGCCGGCTGGAAGAGTGACTTCAACGATCAGGATGAAAACCTGCGTGCGGTAGTGTTCTTTCTGCACCACTCGGCGAAAGCGCGGGCACTCTATCCGACCTACTCGTACGCGTACCAGCGGTTGCGTCAAACGAAGTAAGTACGGCTGATGGTTTGAGTCTCCGGTGCCTAGTAATACACACAGATTATCTTGTTCGATAGATTTATCGACGTTCCCATCGAGTCTTGTGGCAAGGCGTCACCGTTGCGTGTCGCTCTACAGGCATCAGCACCGGACATTGTGTTGATATTGCTGCGGCACGGTGCTAATCCTTGTCCGGACGATGGTGGAGCTAGTCCGGTGCTTAGCTTGTTGGAGAAGCTGGCCGAATGCGAGAACCGCTGCTATCCGTTTCAGCTCGTGTCCTGCCTGAAGTTGCTGATGCGCACGATCGTAATGGTGGAGTTGCCGTACAAGCCGCACGTGTACGCCGTACGGAAGGAGATGTTCGAGAGCAAGTACACGGCATTGCTGGAGGATGGTCTACTGCAATCGGACCAGGTGTACGGTATACCGTCGCTGAAGCATATGAGCCGCTGCACCATACGCGAGGTGTTGCGCGAAAACTTCCAACTACCCGATAGCGTTGTGAAACTACCGCTTCCACGTAAACTTCAGAAATATATAGATTTGCTTGACTGATGCACTTACTTGTACGTGGTTTCGCTGATATTGATGTGACCGGGGACACCCGTCGTTTCCGTTCGGCTTGTTAGGTTAACGGTGTTGCCAAACAGGCAGTAGCGAGGCATCCGATTACCGATAACACCGGTCACGACCTCACCAGAATGGATGCCAATTGTGATTTTCTGTACAAAGAGAAGAgagcaagcgagagagagagggagagcgagtgaatgaaaaaaagagaGCGATTGCACGTTTCGCTATCCTGTAACCGGTTTGCCGCACAGTACTGCATCCCATCTTCTTACCATCGCTTCAGTGCCCATCATGACGTTCTTAGCCATATCCAGCATGTCCAGTGCCAGCCGTGCAATACATTTGGCATGATTCTCACACTCATCCGGCAACCCGGACACGGCCATATACTTGTCACCGACCGTTTCCACCTTGTAGATGTTCGAGTTACTCTTCGAGTCCGTCAGCTCGTCGAAGATCGTGTACAGTTCGTTCAGCATCTTTACAATCTTCATCGCACCCTCGGGATCGGTGTTTGCCGCACAGTACTGCCCGAACCCGACGATGCCGGAAAACATGAGCGTTACCGAGTCGTACCGTTTCGGTGCGACTGGCCGCTGGTGCCGCAGCTCGTTCGCCACCGTCTTCGGCAGGACGGAGTAGAGCAGCCGGTCCGTCTTCTGCTTCTCGCTCTCCAGATCCCGGTACGTCTGCTGCAGTCGGTCGGTCAGTATTTCCAGGTTGGTGGTCAGCTTGTACTCCGCTTCGAATTTTTCACTCAGCAGCACCAGATCACGCGAGGCATCGTGTAGTGGGATGTCGGAGATGTGAAGACCCTTTCTGTAATGCGCGAGAGGCAATGCGTGAGATCGGTAAAGTTTGATGGTTGATGATCGGATCCTCCATACTTACTTGGTTAAATCGTCGAGATTCATTACGCTAGGATAACATTGGAACAGTATCAGATCAGATCCCGGAATGTACATCATTTGTCCCTAAACATGTAGATTCACAGATAAGATTCAGATTCAAGGCCCCTATTCCCCGAACAAAACCACACCTACCTTCAGTCTTAGATATCTCTCGCTTTTGGACATAACTCCTGCCTTCGTCTTTAGAACGTAGATTGTGTTAATATGGGCCAAAATGTTTTCAAAGCTCAGCTGCAGATGAGGCCGAACTGCTTCGAACAGTGCTAGCAGCGGACAATTCTTTTCGTAGATTCTACAGAGAGCGTGCAGGGGTATAGGTTCCACGTTACTCACGTATGATTGTTTGCAACATGTTGCTGGCTATCCGAGCACCTTACCTGGGAATAACTCTTGAAACCGATCGTCCTGCCTGCACAATGTGCATGTTACGGTCGAACATCAGGTGGAATGGAAAGATTTTGCAAAACGTCATCGGCGAGATCATTGGTTCTGGAAGTACGAGTCCAAGAATGAGGTGAGTAAGCGAGAGCTGACACCACGATGATCAAACCACCAACGAAAGGTAGGTTACCTTTTGCTACCAGCTGGCATACCGCTTGCTGATCCTTCTCGTCCGAACGGCGGGTCGGCGTCTTCGGGCCCGAGATCTCCGTTATTAGAAACTGAAAGTGGTCCGACCGCTCGACGGCCGCGCCCGTACCCTTGTTCGTCTTCTTCCAGTCGTCACCGTGCGTTTGGCTGCTATCACAATTGGTATTGGTGTCGTTACTAGCTTTGCTAACCTCACTGCAGAGCGGTATGCTATTGCTTCCATTTTGACTACTGCTAATGCTAAGTTTATTGCCATTGCTGGACGCCGTTTCGGTAGGTTGCTTGAGCGCGGAGTTGCTCTTGGAGGTGGCTAGATCTAGCGATGAGCGCGTGCGGTGGGGCAGATGTGAACGGGTATGTGGGGAAGGGCACGAGAATGAAAAGAACGAAGAGTGGGCTACGCATTAATGGGTGTTTCTTCCGGGGCAAGGCGGTAAACACTAGCGGGTGGCAACCCTTTGCTTGAAACCTACTATTAAGTCTATTCGAAAAATAAGATTCACCGTACGTTTTGGAGGCTAGAATTCGCTTGCACAGTCCCAGGTTGGCTAGTTCCGGCACGGCCGGATCGAGGG encodes:
- the LOC118506546 gene encoding guanylate cyclase soluble subunit beta-1 isoform X2, producing the protein MYGFVNYALELLVLKNFGLNIWEQIKKKAQVNMEGQFLVRQIYEDDITYNLIEAAVDILNIPAGDILELFGKTFFEFCQDSGYDKILQVLGATPRDFLQNLDALHDHLGTLYPGMRAPSFRCTETNGQLVLHYYSERPGLEHIVIGIVKAVASKLHGVDVEIKIIRRKGDPIEVEQSKPATEPAAAAKPRHSLPVLTPVKSVPITSLDPAVPELANLGLCKRILASKTYGESYFSNRLNNLATSKSNSALKQPTETASSNGNKLSISSSQNGSNSIPLCSEVSKASNDTNTNCDSSQTHGDDWKKTNKGTGAAVERSDHFQFLITEISGPKTPTRRSDEKDQQAVCQLVAKEPMISPMTFCKIFPFHLMFDRNMHIVQAGRSVSRVIPRIYEKNCPLLALFEAVRPHLQLSFENILAHINTIYVLKTKAGVMSKSERYLRLKGQMMYIPGSDLILFQCYPSVMNLDDLTKKGLHISDIPLHDASRDLVLLSEKFEAEYKLTTNLEILTDRLQQTYRDLESEKQKTDRLLYSVLPKTVANELRHQRPVAPKRYDSVTLMFSGIVGFGQYCAANTDPEGAMKIVKMLNELYTIFDELTDSKSNSNIYKVETVGDKYMAVSGLPDECENHAKCIARLALDMLDMAKNVMMGTEAMKITIGIHSGEVVTGVIGNRMPRYCLFGNTVNLTSRTETTGVPGHINISETTYKLLCDPVNHDPSFNLEYRGPVVMKGKPEPMDCWFLTRKGTPATK
- the LOC118506546 gene encoding guanylate cyclase soluble subunit beta-1 isoform X3 — its product is MYGFVNYALELLVLKNFGLNIWEQIKKKAQVNMEGQFLVRQIYEDDITYNLIEAAVDILNIPAGDILELFGKTFFEFCQDSGYDKILQVLGATPRDFLQNLDALHDHLGTLYPGMRAPSFRCTETNGQLVLHYYSERPGLEHIVIGIVKAVASKLHGVDVEIKIIRRKGDPIEVEQSKPATEPAAAAKPRHSLPVLTPVKSVPITSLDPAVPELANLGLCKRILASKTQTHGDDWKKTNKGTGAAVERSDHFQFLITEISGPKTPTRRSDEKDQQAVCQLVAKEPMISPMTFCKIFPFHLMFDRNMHIVQAGRSVSRVIPRIYEKNCPLLALFEAVRPHLQLSFENILAHINTIYVLKTKAGVMSKSERYLRLKGQMMYIPGSDLILFQCYPSVMNLDDLTKKGLHISDIPLHDASRDLVLLSEKFEAEYKLTTNLEILTDRLQQTYRDLESEKQKTDRLLYSVLPKTVANELRHQRPVAPKRYDSVTLMFSGIVGFGQYCAANTDPEGAMKIVKMLNELYTIFDELTDSKSNSNIYKVETVGDKYMAVSGLPDECENHAKCIARLALDMLDMAKNVMMGTEAMKITIGIHSGEVVTGVIGNRMPRYCLFGNTVNLTSRTETTGVPGHINISETTYKLLCDPVNHDPSFNLEYRGPVVMKGKPEPMDCWFLTRKGTPATK
- the LOC118506601 gene encoding uncharacterized protein LOC118506601 yields the protein MEYVFDVFFDECFNKMERSGLMSRAGRRDIISHLNSVISGCIQGRQTASTQLAVGLAVTSAIDYHNRMKGDNYEVCMMGKYHNVLYIALRITWDWGLEDSAIVRNLLDEIFKCEKTFERLFLGALFGCNAPHFIAGWKSDFNDQDENLRAVVFFLHHSAKARALYPTYSYAYQRLRQTKFIDVPIESCGKASPLRVALQASAPDIVLILLRHGANPCPDDGGASPVLSLLEKLAECENRCYPFQLVSCLKLLMRTIVMVELPYKPHVYAVRKEMFESKYTALLEDGLLQSDQVYGIPSLKHMSRCTIREVLRENFQLPDSVVKLPLPRKLQKYIDLLD
- the LOC118506546 gene encoding guanylate cyclase soluble subunit beta-1 isoform X1; translation: MYGFVNYALELLVLKNFGLNIWEQIKKKAQVNMEGQFLVRQIYEDDITYNLIEAAVDILNIPAGDILELFGKTFFEFCQDSGYDKILQVLGATPRDFLQNLDALHDHLGTLYPGMRAPSFRCTETNGQLVLHYYSERPGLEHIVIGIVKAVASKLHGVDVEIKIIRRKGDPIEVEQSKPATEPAAAAKPRHSLPVLTPVKSVPITSLDPAVPELANLGLCKRILASKTYGESYFSNRLNTHSSFFSFSCPSPHTRSHLPHRTRSSLDLATSKSNSALKQPTETASSNGNKLSISSSQNGSNSIPLCSEVSKASNDTNTNCDSSQTHGDDWKKTNKGTGAAVERSDHFQFLITEISGPKTPTRRSDEKDQQAVCQLVAKEPMISPMTFCKIFPFHLMFDRNMHIVQAGRSVSRVIPRIYEKNCPLLALFEAVRPHLQLSFENILAHINTIYVLKTKAGVMSKSERYLRLKGQMMYIPGSDLILFQCYPSVMNLDDLTKKGLHISDIPLHDASRDLVLLSEKFEAEYKLTTNLEILTDRLQQTYRDLESEKQKTDRLLYSVLPKTVANELRHQRPVAPKRYDSVTLMFSGIVGFGQYCAANTDPEGAMKIVKMLNELYTIFDELTDSKSNSNIYKVETVGDKYMAVSGLPDECENHAKCIARLALDMLDMAKNVMMGTEAMKITIGIHSGEVVTGVIGNRMPRYCLFGNTVNLTSRTETTGVPGHINISETTYKLLCDPVNHDPSFNLEYRGPVVMKGKPEPMDCWFLTRKGTPATK
- the LOC118506580 gene encoding pancreatic triacylglycerol lipase-like: MEMQPAASNITGFWLQTVLYMMHHEYNNSLINVIHNKSLSAESNMTSGEFSRPEHTRCYGVYGCFPITYPWIDEKRPVAYHPWSPAQVDVRYPVFVKSNTDYPKFIDVNNPASVRHLGINPNGRIYFITHGYVESGDRPWIQQMVNALIDNDPDRTASCVVIDWRKASNPPYTQTCANIRLIGAITAHVIYLLYEELNLKNLDKVHLLGHSLGSHLCGYAGHHLQSVFGLKLGRITGLDPAEPLFSDTDPLVRLDQSDAKFVDVIHSDASEWVSKGGLGMYQPIGHVDFYPNGGYNQPGCSDPMNKFISKHEDSFFWGFQEFFGCNHLRCHQFFTDSILHKCPFVGIACESYSHFLRGECFECDRHGHYCIEFGLKAQESYNRLIENGVLKNPNAPLSVYMITGADPPYCRSHFRVTMSVSDDEESLIHGGEMGKMAIELHGEGGVRSGKMDFSKNPVYFEPGGNYSAILAGMHVNKPLKVMLTWEYRTNPLNPLTWRLLVVPRVYVQRIVVQMMEKRVSFVVCPLNHAPVRADQENEFKSEYCT